CGTCCCCGATGGCCAGCGTCACCTCGGAGCTCCCGTCCGGTGCGTCCTGGACGCTCAGCACGGGGTAGTGCTCGGCGAACCAGCGCATCTGCGGGCTCAACCGGAGCCGGGCCTCGACGTCGTCCGGGCCCGCCTCGTAGAGACCGTCGGCCAGGTTGCGCGGCGTCAGCTGAGGGGTGCTGCGGGGCGTCTCGAGCAGCTCGACCTCAGCGACACGGTCGACCCGGAACAGCCGACGGGCGTCGGCCAGGTGGCACCACGCGTCGAGGTAGACGTGACCGTCGCGTGCGAGCAGCGCCCCGGGGTCCACGACCCGTTCGGTCACCTCGTCGCGGCTCGGGACGACGTACTTCAACCGGGCCTGCCGGTCCCCCGCGATCGCCGTCTCCAGGGTGGCCCGGGTCTGCACGACGGCCGGCCGCGTCTCGGGGTTCCGGATGTCGACCACCGGGACGGCCTCGCGCCCGGTCGCTGCCTCCAGCTTGGCCAGGGTCCGCGCGACCAGCTCGCGGGACGCGTGCGGGCTGGACTCCTGCAACGTGCGCAGGCCGACGATCAGCGCGGACGCCTCGTCGCTGCCCAACCGGAGCGGCCGAGCCAGGAACTCGGCGTTGTCGATCCGGACCATGCCGTCGGGGTCGTCGATCAGCGCCTCGACGTTGATCTCGATCAGGTCGCCGGGTCCGAACCCGGGCAGACCGCAGAGGTACAGCACCCTGAGGTCCTTGAGCATCTGCTCGCGGGAGACACCGAAGTCCGCAGCGACCTCCTTGAGCGACACCGCTCCCCTGGTCTGCAGGTACGGCGCCAGCGCCAGCAGGCGGGACAGCTGGTCCTTGGTCGACGCGCCGCTCACGTGTCCGCCTCCGCCAGCGCGGTGAGCCGCTCGATCACGAGCTTGCGGAGCTCGGGCGGATCGACGGCGACGACGTCCCCGAGGTGTGAGGCGACCTCACCGGCGAAGTCCTCCGCGGAGTAGGTGCTCACCACCAGCCGGTCCCAGCTCACCTGACCGTCCGGGCCCGCCACGGGCCCCTCGGCCGAGACCGCGCGGCGCCTCATCAGGACCGCACTCCCCTGGCGTGCCAGCACGGTGGCCTCCTCGGTCGGTCGGCTCGGCGCCAGGCTGGAGGTCAACGCCCGGATGTCGGTCCCGGGAGGCACGACCACCGATCCCGGTTGTCCTGCCCGGCGTACCTCACCCACGATGCGGCTCAACCGGAACATCCGGGGCTCGCCCCGGTCGAGGTCCTTGCCGACGACGTACCAGCGGTCCCGCGAGGTGACCGTCGCCCAGGGCTCGAGGCGGCGTGTCCGGGGCTCCTGGTCGCGAGGGCGGCGGTAGTCGAAGGTGATCGGCGTCCGGCTGACGGTGAACTCGAGGATGGCGTCGAACGCCGGGTCGTCCGCCGTCACGCTCGGTTGCAGCACGTCGAGCGCGTCCCGGTCGACCTCGTACCCGGCAGCCTTCAGCTTCACCAGCGCGTGCGAGGTGGTCGCGGCCAGGCCGGCGTGCTCCCAGACCCGTGCCGCCAGGCCGAGGACTGCGAGCTCGTCGGGCTCCAGGTCGATCTCCGGCAGCTCGAAGGCGTCCCGGGCGATCCGGTAGCCGAGCTCGTCGTCGAAGTACTTGTCGATGCTGGCGAGCTCGAGCGGGATGCCCAGCGACCGCAGCTCGGCCTTGTCACGCTCGAACATCTTCTCGAACGCCTCGTCGGAGGACGACTGGTAGCCCTCGATGACCTCGCGGATCCGGTCCTTGGTCACCGGCGTCCTGGCCACGAGCAGCATGATCACCAGGTTCATCAGGCGCTCGGACTTGGATGCGGTCACGCCTGCTGCACCTCCTGATCCACGGTCAGCTGACGCCCAGCACGTCGACGACCCAGGCGATCGTGCCACGTCCCGGGACGTCGACAAACTGAGATCTCGTCGGTGTGGGGTTCGGGTCCAGGATGAGCACCCGTGAACCCGTGCGCACGCCCACCAGGCCGGCGTCCCAGGCCGGTAGGGACAGCTGCGCCCCGATCGGGACGACGGCCGGCTCCTTGAAGTAGGTGTCCACGAACGCGTCGCGGCTCCCCCAGCTCTGGCCCAGGTAGTCGACCGTGGCCAGACCGTGCGCGGGCACCTTCGGCCCGTCGCCCTCGATCAGCGGGATCACGACGACGTCGTCGGGCTCGGAGGTGCCGGCCGGGAAGGTCACCCGCGTCGGGTCCCCGGCGACGAGCTCCACCCGGGGTGCGCCTGCCGCGGCCGCCACCGCGGTGCCCCGAGCGGTCCGCAGCACCGAGGCGGACGGTACGGCGATGACGTCGGCCACCACGACCACGGGGTCCTCGGGCCGGATGCCCTTCGGAGGGACGCCCTCGGACCCGAAGGCGTCCGCGCTGGGCAGCACCATGGCGAGCCGGCTGCCCTGGCGCAGCCCGACGAGGGCGTCGTTGAGGGCGGGGAACAGCGAACCGTCGGTGGTCTTGGCGAGCACCGGCAGGTTCGGTTTCTCGTACGTCGACGCGGCCCGCTTGCCGGTACGACCGTCGTACAGGGTGACCTGGAGGACGAAGAGCTGGTCGACCACGATCGGCGCTCCGGTGCCGGTCACCACGACCGACTTCTCGACCTCCTCCACCTTCAACGGCGGGGCGAGCCTGACGGTGGGCTCGGTGCCCGGCTCCCCGTCGACGGTGACTCCCTGGAGTCCCCCCGTCGCGGCCGTGCTGCCGGAACCGCTGCAGCCGGACGCGACCAGGACCAGCGCGGCTGCCAGGGCGAGCGCCGCGTTGCGTGACCGGGTCACTACATCCCCTCGATGAGCCGTTCCACGCGCTCGTCGTGAGAGCGGAACGGGTCCTTGCACAGGACCGTGCGCTGAGCCTGGTCGTTCAGCTTCAGGTGCACCCAGTCGACCGTGAAGTCGCGGCGGCGCTCCTGGGCGCGCTTGATGAAGTTGCCCCGGAGCCGGGCGCGCGTGCTCTGCGGCGGTACCGACTTGGCGGCGAACACGTCGAGGTCGTTGGTGACCCGGGTGACCGCACCCCGCTTCTCCAGCAGGTAGTACAGACCGCGGTCGCGGTGGATGTCGTGGTAGGCGAGGTCGAGCTGGGCGATCCGCGGGTGCCCGAGCGACAGGTCGTTCTGGGCGCGGTAGCGCTCGATCAGCTTCCACTTGATGACCCAGTCGATCTCGCGCTCCACCAGGGAGAGGTCACCGGACTCCACGGCCTTGAGGCCGCGTTCCCACAGGTCGAGCGAACGCTCGATGACCGGGGTGTGCAGCTCGCGACGGTCGACGAAGTCGCGCGCCCGCTGCAGGTACTCCGACTGGATCTCCAGCACGCTGGCCTCGCGACCGTTGGCCAGCAGGACCTTCTTGCGACCGGTCATGTCGTGCGAGATCTCCCGGATGGCCCGGATCGGGTTCTCCATCGTGAGGTCGCGCATCACCACGCCCTCCTCGATCATCCGCAGCACCAGGTCGCAGGTGGCGACCTTGAGCATCGTGGTCGTCTCGGACATGTTCGAGTCCCCGACGATCACGTGCAGCCGACGGAAGCGCTCCGCGTCCGCGTGCGGCTCGTCACGGGTGTTGATGATCGGGCGCGACCGGGTGGTGGCGCTGGAGACGCCCTCCCAGATGTGCTCGGCGCGCTGGCTCAGGGAGTACGACGCCCCGCGCGGGGTCTGGATCACCTTGCCGGCGCCGACGATCACCTGACGGGTGACCAGGAACGGGATCAGCACGTCGGCGAGCTTCGAGAACTCACCGTTGCGCGAGACCAGGTAGTTCTCGTGGCAGCCGTAGGAGTTGCCCGCGGAGTCGGTGTTGTTCTTGAACAGGTAGACGTCCCCGGCGATGCCCTCGTCGTGCAGCCGACGCTCGGCGTCGATCAGCAGGCCCTCGAGGATCCGCTCCCCCGCCTTGTCGTGCGTGACCAGGTCGATGATGTCGTCGCACTCGGGCGTCGCGTACTCCGGGTGGCTGCCGACGTCGAGGTAGAGGCGTGCGCCGTTGCGCAGGAAGACGTTGCTGCTGCGGCCCCAGCTCACGACCTTGCGGAACAGGTAGCGTGCGACCTCGTCCGGCGAGAGACGCCGCTGCCCCTTGAAGGTGCAGGTGACGCCGTACTCGTTCTCGATGCCGAAGATCCGCCGGTCCACACCTCAACCCTACGCGTCGGCGAGCAACCCTTGGAGGGAATCGCCGTCCAGCCGACGGAACTTCCGCTGCTGCGTCCGGGTCCGGTCCAGCACCGCGACCTCGAGGTCGTCGGCCGGGATGGTGCGCTGCTCCGCCGCTCCCTGGCCCAGGGCGGCCACGGCGAGCCGGATCGCAGCGTCCAGCGCCAGACCGTCCGCGTAGTGCTCTTTGAGGTACGTCGACACCGACTCCGCGTCCCCACCCATCGCGGCGAAGCCGTGCTCGTCGGCGACCTGACCGTCGTAGGTGAGCCGGAAGATCTGGTCCTCGGACGCCTCGTCCCCGACCTCGGCGACGAAGATCTCGACCTCGTAGGGCTTCTCGCCGCCCGAGGAGAAGATCGAACCGAGGGTCTGGGCGTACGCGTTCGCCAGGCCCCGTCCGGTGACGTCGCGACGGTCGTAGGAGTAGCCCCGCATGTCGGCGAGCCGGACACCGGCGATCCGCAGGTTCTCGAACTCGTTGTAGCGGCCGACCGCGGCGAAGGCGATCCGGTCGTAGATCTCGCTGACCTTGTGCAACGCCTGGGAGGGGTTCTCCGAGACGAAGACGACGCCGTCGGCGTACTGGACCAGGGCGACCGACCGACCGCGCGCGATGCCCTTCCGGGCGAAGTCCGCCCGGTCCTTCATCAGCTGCTCGGGGCTCACGTAATACGGCATTGTCATGGGGAGTTCCTCAGCTCAGAGCAGCGTGCGGGCCGTCGGGGCGGACCATCCGGGCGGCGACGACGGTGTCGGCGATCGCGGCGACCGCGTCCTCGGACATCCGGGTCTGCCCGTCGGCGGTGATCACGTGCACGACCGGGAAGATCCGCCGGGTCAGGTCGGGCCCCCCGGTGGCGGAGTCGTCGTCGGCGGCGTCGTACAGAGCCTGGACCGCTGCGGTCACGCACTCCTCGGCGGTGAAACCGTTGCGGTACAGCTTCTTCAGCGAGCCGCGGGCGAACATCGAACCCGAGCCGACGGAGTGGAACGCGGTCTCCTCGTAGCGCCCACCCGTGACGTCGTAGGAGAAGATCCGGCCCTGCTGGGCGCGCTGGTCGAAACCGGCGAACAGCGGGACCACGGCCAGGCCCTGCATGGCGAGCGAGAGGTTGTTGCGGATCAGCGCGGAGAGCCGGTTCGCCTTGCCGTCGATCGAGAGCGTGCTGCCCTCGATCTTCTCGTAGTGCTCGAGCTCGGTCTGGAAGAGGCGCACCATCTCGACAGCGAGACCTGCGGTGCCCGCGATGCCGACGCAGGAGAATTCGTCGGCCGGGAAGACCTTCTCGATGTCACGCTGCGCGATGACGTTACCCATCGTCGCGCGCCGGTCACCGGCCATGACGACCCCGCCGTCGAAGGTGGCGGCGACGATGGTGGTGCCGTGCGGCGCCAGGTCGGCAGCGCTGCCCGGTGGCAGCGGCCGACGGGCCGGCAGCAGGTCGGGGGCGACGGTGCCGACGAAGTCGGCGAAGGACGAGGTGCCCGGCGTCAGGAAGGCGTCGGGAAGACGCCCGGAGTCCAACGTGCTCACTGGCCACCCTTCTGGATGAAGGACTTCACGAAGTCCTCGGCGTTGACCTCGAGCACGTCGTCGATCTCGTCGAGGATCGCGTCGATGTCCTCGTCGAGCTTCTCCTTGCGCTCGGCAACGGATTCAGCGGGCGCGGTCGCGGAGTCGTCGGGGACCGCTTCCTCGGTCTCGGACGACTTCCGCGGCTGCTTGTGCTCCTGTGCCATCTGCTTCTCCCTCGTTGTGCAAAGTCCGCTGCTACGACCCTAGCGAGTCAGGGCCGAGAACAGGTCCAGAGCTGTCTCACTCGCGTCGATCAATTCGCCGACGTGCGCCTTGCTGCCGCGCATCGGGTCGATCGTGGGCACGCGCTGGAGCGAGTCGTGCCCGGGGAGGTCGAAGATCACCGAGTCCCACGACGCCGCTGCGATGCTGTCCGGGTACTTCTCCAGGCAGCGTCCGCGGAAGTAGGCGCGGGTGTCGGTCGGCGGGTCGTGCATCGCCCCGGCGACCTCCTCGTCGGTCAGCAGCCGCTCCATCCGGCCCAGCCGCAGCAGCCGGTGGTACAGGCCCTTCTCCGGGCGCAGGTCGGAGTACTGCAGGTCGATGAGGTGCAGCTTGGCGTCGTCCCAGTCCAGGCCGTCGCGCTCGCGGTAGGACTCGAGCAGCTTGAGCTTGGCGACCCAGTCCAGCTCGGTCGCGCACTCGAAGGGGTCCCGCTCGAGCCGGGTCAGCACGGACTCCCAGCGACGCAGGACCTCCGCGGTGTCGGCGTCGACGTCGGACCCGTAGCGAGACGTGACGTACGACGAGGCAAGACCGAAGTACTCCCACTGCAGCTGGACGGCTGTCAGCGTCTGCCCGTTCTCGCGCTCGAGCAGGTGGGTCAGCGTCGGGTCGTGCGAGACGGCTCGCAACGAGGCCACCGAGTTCGAGACGCTGAGGTCCTCGGTGAGGTACTTGTTCTCGATCATGTCGAGCACCAGGGCGGTGGTGCCGACCTTGAGGTAGGTCGAGATCTCCGACAGGTTCGCGTCGCCGATGATCACGTGCAGGCGCCGGGACTTCTCGGGGTCGGCGTGGGGCTCGTCCCGGGTGTTCACGATGGGCCGCTTCAGGGTGGTCTCGAGGCCCACCTCGACCTCGAAGAAGTCCGAGCGCTGGGCGATCTGGAACCCGTGCCCGCGACCGTCCTGGCCGATGCCGACCCGACCGGCCCCGCAGACGACCTGACGGGAGACGAAGAACGGGATCAGGTGCTTGACGATGTCGCCGAACGGTGTCGACCGCTTCATCAGGTAGTTCTCGTGGGCGCCGTAGGAGGCGCCCTTGTTGTCGGTGTTGTTCTTGTAGAGCACGATGTCGGGCTCACCGGTCACCGAGGCGAACCCGCAGGCGTCCAGCGCGACCTGCTCCCCGGCCTTGTCCCAGAGGACGGCGTCGCGGGGGTTGGTCACCTCGGGGCTGGAGTACTCCGGGTGCGCGTGGTCGACGTACAGGCGGGCCCCGTTGGTCAGGATGACGTTCGCCAGGCCGAGGTCCTCGTCGGTGAGCTGACTCGGGTCGGCCACCTCGCGGGCGAGATCGAACCCGCGGGCGTCGCGCAGCGGCGACTCCTCCTCGAAGTCCCAGCGGGCACGACGCGCGTGCACCTCGGCGCTCGCGTAGGCGTTGACCAGCCGGGTGCTGGCGACCATGGGGTTCGCGTGCGGCTGGCCGACGACCGAGATGCCGAACTCGGTCTCGGTCCCCATCACCCTTCGGACGGTCACGTCACAGGTACTGACCCGTGTTCGCCACGGTGTCGATGGAGCGGCCGGGCTCGGTGCCCTGCTTGCCGGTGATCAGGGTGCGGATGAAGACGATCCGCTCGCCCTTCTTGCCGGAGATCCGGGCCCAGTCGTCCGGGTTGGTCGTGTTCGGCAGGTCCTCGTTCTCCTTGAACTCGTCGACGCACGCTTGGAGCATGTGCTGGACCCGCAGACCCTTCTGGTTGTTGTCCAGCAGATCCTTGATGGCCATCTTCTTGGCACGGTCGACGATGTTCTGGATCATCGCGCCGGAGTTGAAGTCCTTGAAGTACAGGACCTCCTTGTCGCCGTTGGCGTAGGTGACCTCGAGGAACCGGTTCTCGTCGGTCTCGGTGTACATCCGCTCGACGGTGGCGTTGATCATGCCGGCCACGGTGGCGTCGCGGTCGCCGCCGAACTCGCTGAGGTCGTCGGCGTGCAGCGGCAGCGTCGCGGTCAGGTACTTGGAGAAGATGTCGCGGGCCGACTCGGCGTCCGGACGCTCGATCTTGATCTTCACGTCCAGGCGTCCCGGGCGCAGGATGGCCGGGTCGATCATGTCCTCGCGGTTGGAGGCGCCGATGACCAGCACGTTCTCGAGCAGCTCGACGCCGTCGATCTCGCTGAGCAGCTGCGGCACGATCGTGTTCTCCACGTCGGAAGACACGCCCGAGCCGCGGGTGCGGAAGAGCGAGTCCATCTCGTCGA
The DNA window shown above is from Marmoricola sp. OAE513 and carries:
- a CDS encoding WYL domain-containing protein, with protein sequence MSGASTKDQLSRLLALAPYLQTRGAVSLKEVAADFGVSREQMLKDLRVLYLCGLPGFGPGDLIEINVEALIDDPDGMVRIDNAEFLARPLRLGSDEASALIVGLRTLQESSPHASRELVARTLAKLEAATGREAVPVVDIRNPETRPAVVQTRATLETAIAGDRQARLKYVVPSRDEVTERVVDPGALLARDGHVYLDAWCHLADARRLFRVDRVAEVELLETPRSTPQLTPRNLADGLYEAGPDDVEARLRLSPQMRWFAEHYPVLSVQDAPDGSSEVTLAIGDEQWLLRLAFRYNEGLEVLEPIALRDRIRAVAADALRLQQGTA
- a CDS encoding WYL domain-containing protein, whose product is MTASKSERLMNLVIMLLVARTPVTKDRIREVIEGYQSSSDEAFEKMFERDKAELRSLGIPLELASIDKYFDDELGYRIARDAFELPEIDLEPDELAVLGLAARVWEHAGLAATTSHALVKLKAAGYEVDRDALDVLQPSVTADDPAFDAILEFTVSRTPITFDYRRPRDQEPRTRRLEPWATVTSRDRWYVVGKDLDRGEPRMFRLSRIVGEVRRAGQPGSVVVPPGTDIRALTSSLAPSRPTEEATVLARQGSAVLMRRRAVSAEGPVAGPDGQVSWDRLVVSTYSAEDFAGEVASHLGDVVAVDPPELRKLVIERLTALAEADT
- the pafA gene encoding Pup--protein ligase, whose product is MDRRIFGIENEYGVTCTFKGQRRLSPDEVARYLFRKVVSWGRSSNVFLRNGARLYLDVGSHPEYATPECDDIIDLVTHDKAGERILEGLLIDAERRLHDEGIAGDVYLFKNNTDSAGNSYGCHENYLVSRNGEFSKLADVLIPFLVTRQVIVGAGKVIQTPRGASYSLSQRAEHIWEGVSSATTRSRPIINTRDEPHADAERFRRLHVIVGDSNMSETTTMLKVATCDLVLRMIEEGVVMRDLTMENPIRAIREISHDMTGRKKVLLANGREASVLEIQSEYLQRARDFVDRRELHTPVIERSLDLWERGLKAVESGDLSLVEREIDWVIKWKLIERYRAQNDLSLGHPRIAQLDLAYHDIHRDRGLYYLLEKRGAVTRVTNDLDVFAAKSVPPQSTRARLRGNFIKRAQERRRDFTVDWVHLKLNDQAQRTVLCKDPFRSHDERVERLIEGM
- the prcA gene encoding proteasome subunit alpha, translated to MTMPYYVSPEQLMKDRADFARKGIARGRSVALVQYADGVVFVSENPSQALHKVSEIYDRIAFAAVGRYNEFENLRIAGVRLADMRGYSYDRRDVTGRGLANAYAQTLGSIFSSGGEKPYEVEIFVAEVGDEASEDQIFRLTYDGQVADEHGFAAMGGDAESVSTYLKEHYADGLALDAAIRLAVAALGQGAAEQRTIPADDLEVAVLDRTRTQQRKFRRLDGDSLQGLLADA
- the prcB gene encoding proteasome subunit beta — protein: MDSGRLPDAFLTPGTSSFADFVGTVAPDLLPARRPLPPGSAADLAPHGTTIVAATFDGGVVMAGDRRATMGNVIAQRDIEKVFPADEFSCVGIAGTAGLAVEMVRLFQTELEHYEKIEGSTLSIDGKANRLSALIRNNLSLAMQGLAVVPLFAGFDQRAQQGRIFSYDVTGGRYEETAFHSVGSGSMFARGSLKKLYRNGFTAEECVTAAVQALYDAADDDSATGGPDLTRRIFPVVHVITADGQTRMSEDAVAAIADTVVAARMVRPDGPHAALS
- a CDS encoding ubiquitin-like protein Pup, yielding MAQEHKQPRKSSETEEAVPDDSATAPAESVAERKEKLDEDIDAILDEIDDVLEVNAEDFVKSFIQKGGQ
- the dop gene encoding depupylase/deamidase Dop → MTVRRVMGTETEFGISVVGQPHANPMVASTRLVNAYASAEVHARRARWDFEEESPLRDARGFDLAREVADPSQLTDEDLGLANVILTNGARLYVDHAHPEYSSPEVTNPRDAVLWDKAGEQVALDACGFASVTGEPDIVLYKNNTDNKGASYGAHENYLMKRSTPFGDIVKHLIPFFVSRQVVCGAGRVGIGQDGRGHGFQIAQRSDFFEVEVGLETTLKRPIVNTRDEPHADPEKSRRLHVIIGDANLSEISTYLKVGTTALVLDMIENKYLTEDLSVSNSVASLRAVSHDPTLTHLLERENGQTLTAVQLQWEYFGLASSYVTSRYGSDVDADTAEVLRRWESVLTRLERDPFECATELDWVAKLKLLESYRERDGLDWDDAKLHLIDLQYSDLRPEKGLYHRLLRLGRMERLLTDEEVAGAMHDPPTDTRAYFRGRCLEKYPDSIAAASWDSVIFDLPGHDSLQRVPTIDPMRGSKAHVGELIDASETALDLFSALTR